From a single Micromonospora pallida genomic region:
- the steA gene encoding putative cytokinetic ring protein SteA encodes MRLPTLRRTRSAEPGSVVGTARLDRRTKRLVGRLRPGEIAVIDHVDVDRVAADSLVAVGVAAVLNAKPSISGRYPNLGPEVLVSAGIPLLDDLGEGVFQRIREGDVVRIEGNTVYVGDEPVAHGTLQDAETVAKAMADAREGLSVQLEAFAANTMDYLRQERDLLLDGVGVPEIQTEMRGRHCLIVVRGYDYKDDLDVLRPYIREFKPVLIGVDGGADALVEAGYTPDMIIGDMDSVTDDVLRCGAEIIVHAYPDGRAPGLARVNGLGVPAQTFPAAATSEDLAMLLADEKGASLLVAVGTHATLVEFLDKGRGGMASTFLTRLKVGGKLVDAKGVSRLYRQSISGSSLLLLVLSAVAAMASAVAVSTVGKAYLGVASEWWDNFVFQLGQLF; translated from the coding sequence ATGCGTCTACCCACCTTGCGCCGCACCCGGAGCGCGGAACCGGGCTCCGTCGTCGGCACCGCGCGCCTCGACCGCCGGACGAAGCGACTGGTCGGTCGGTTGCGGCCGGGTGAGATCGCGGTGATCGACCACGTCGACGTGGACCGGGTGGCGGCCGACTCGTTGGTCGCCGTCGGGGTCGCCGCCGTGCTCAACGCGAAGCCGTCGATCTCCGGCCGGTACCCGAACCTGGGGCCGGAGGTGCTCGTGTCCGCCGGCATTCCGCTCCTGGACGACCTGGGAGAGGGGGTCTTCCAGCGGATCCGGGAGGGCGACGTCGTCCGGATCGAGGGAAACACCGTCTACGTCGGCGACGAGCCGGTGGCGCACGGGACCCTCCAGGACGCCGAGACGGTGGCCAAGGCGATGGCCGACGCCCGCGAGGGGCTGTCGGTGCAGCTCGAGGCGTTCGCGGCGAACACCATGGACTACCTCCGGCAGGAACGCGACCTGCTCCTCGACGGGGTGGGCGTACCGGAGATCCAGACCGAGATGCGGGGCCGGCACTGCCTGATCGTGGTCCGTGGCTACGACTACAAAGACGACCTGGACGTGCTGCGCCCGTACATCCGGGAGTTCAAGCCGGTGCTGATCGGCGTGGACGGCGGCGCGGACGCGCTGGTGGAGGCGGGCTACACCCCTGACATGATCATCGGGGACATGGACTCGGTCACCGACGACGTGCTGCGCTGCGGCGCCGAGATCATCGTCCACGCGTATCCGGACGGGCGGGCGCCGGGGCTGGCCCGGGTCAACGGGCTCGGGGTGCCTGCCCAGACCTTCCCCGCCGCCGCCACCAGCGAGGATCTCGCCATGCTGCTGGCCGATGAGAAGGGCGCCTCCCTGCTGGTCGCCGTCGGCACCCACGCCACCCTGGTCGAGTTCCTCGACAAGGGGCGCGGCGGCATGGCCTCGACCTTCCTGACCCGGCTCAAGGTGGGCGGGAAGCTGGTCGACGCGAAGGGGGTGAGCCGGCTCTACCGGCAGAGCATCTCCGGCTCCTCCCTGCTGCTGCTGGTCCTCTCCGCGGTTGCGGCGATGGCCTCGGCGGTGGCCGTCTCCACCGTCGGCAAGGCGTACCTGGGTGTGGCCTCGGAGTGGTGGGACAATTTCGTGTTCCAGCTCGGCCAGCTCTTCTAA
- the recN gene encoding DNA repair protein RecN, whose translation MLEELRITGLGVIEDTTLPLTGGMNVITGETGAGKTMVVTGLGLLFGGRADAGRVRAQPGRAVVEGRLRLTGRTAASVHARVVDAGGEPDEDGAVLLSRTVTVEGRSRAHLGGRSMPVAMLGEVGEQVVAVHGQSDQLRLLRPAEQRAALDRFAGPEHEKLLDELREAYTRWRRVVDDLADRRRNARERHQEADLLRLGLDEITRVDPQPGEDDELKAEAQRLEHAEGLRTAAQTAHQCVAGGAEPTDEVPDANSLLGVARRALEAQAGTDPALADLAARIEEAATLVGDVSAELSAYLAALDADPARLQTIYERRAALRTLTRKYADDVDGVVAWAERARTRLADLDTSDEVLDELDRERQRLAAEVAELAAGLSASRREAATRFAEQVTVELAGLAMPHARIEVAVLPRTAGRNEPTLSVDGAEVGIGPDGADEVELRLLAHPGAPALPLQRGASGGELSRVMLAIEVVFAGSGGPPTLVFDEVDAGVGGQAAVEIGRRLARLARSHQVLVVTHLPQVAAFADRHLVVAKDTGGAVTTSGVRVVEDTERARELARMLAGLPDSDLGIAHAEELLAVAARERRP comes from the coding sequence GTGCTGGAAGAGCTGCGCATCACCGGACTGGGCGTCATCGAGGACACCACGCTGCCGTTGACCGGCGGCATGAACGTCATCACCGGCGAGACGGGTGCCGGTAAGACCATGGTCGTCACCGGCCTCGGGCTGCTCTTCGGTGGCCGGGCCGACGCCGGTCGGGTGCGCGCCCAGCCGGGCCGGGCGGTGGTCGAGGGGCGACTGCGGCTGACCGGTCGGACCGCAGCGTCGGTGCACGCCCGGGTGGTCGACGCCGGCGGCGAGCCGGACGAGGACGGGGCGGTGCTGCTGAGCCGTACGGTCACCGTGGAGGGACGCTCCCGCGCGCACCTGGGCGGCCGGAGCATGCCGGTGGCCATGCTCGGTGAGGTCGGTGAGCAGGTGGTGGCCGTGCACGGCCAGTCCGACCAGCTCCGGCTGCTGCGGCCGGCCGAGCAGCGGGCCGCGCTGGACCGGTTCGCCGGCCCGGAGCACGAGAAGCTGCTCGACGAACTGCGCGAGGCGTACACCCGGTGGCGTCGGGTGGTCGACGACCTGGCCGACCGGCGGCGCAACGCCCGGGAACGCCACCAGGAAGCGGACCTGCTCCGGCTCGGGCTCGACGAGATCACCCGGGTCGACCCGCAGCCGGGCGAGGACGACGAGCTGAAGGCGGAGGCACAGCGGCTGGAGCACGCCGAGGGGCTGCGCACCGCGGCGCAGACCGCCCACCAGTGTGTGGCCGGTGGCGCGGAGCCGACCGACGAGGTACCGGACGCCAACTCTCTCCTGGGCGTGGCGCGGCGGGCCTTGGAGGCGCAGGCCGGCACCGATCCGGCGTTGGCCGACCTGGCGGCCCGGATCGAGGAGGCGGCCACCCTGGTCGGGGATGTCTCGGCGGAGCTGTCGGCGTACCTGGCGGCCCTGGACGCCGACCCGGCCCGGTTGCAGACCATCTACGAGCGGCGGGCCGCGTTGCGCACGTTGACCCGCAAGTACGCCGACGACGTGGACGGGGTGGTGGCCTGGGCGGAGCGGGCGCGGACCCGGCTGGCCGACCTGGACACCTCCGACGAGGTCCTCGACGAACTGGACCGGGAACGGCAGCGTCTGGCCGCCGAGGTGGCCGAGCTGGCCGCCGGGCTGTCGGCGTCCCGGCGGGAGGCGGCGACCCGGTTCGCCGAGCAGGTCACCGTCGAGCTGGCCGGGTTGGCGATGCCACACGCGCGGATCGAGGTGGCGGTGCTGCCCCGTACGGCGGGGCGGAACGAGCCGACGTTGTCGGTCGACGGCGCGGAGGTCGGCATCGGGCCGGACGGCGCGGACGAGGTGGAGCTGCGGCTGCTGGCCCACCCTGGCGCGCCGGCGCTGCCGTTGCAGCGCGGTGCCTCCGGGGGCGAACTGTCCCGGGTGATGCTCGCCATCGAGGTGGTCTTCGCCGGTTCCGGTGGCCCGCCCACGCTCGTCTTCGACGAGGTCGACGCCGGGGTGGGCGGTCAGGCGGCGGTGGAGATCGGGCGTCGGCTGGCCCGGCTGGCCCGCAGCCACCAGGTGCTGGTGGTCACCCACCTGCCGCAGGTGGCGGCGTTCGCCGACCGCCACCTGGTGGTGGCGAAGGACACCGGGGGAGCGGTCACCACCAGCGGCGTGCGGGTGGTGGAGGACACCGAGCGGGCCCGGGAGCTCGCCCGGATGCTCGCGGGTTTGCCGGACTCCGATCTGGGTATCGCGCATGCGGAGGAGTTGTTGGCGGTGGCGGCCCGGGAACGGCGGCCGTGA
- a CDS encoding TrmB family transcriptional regulator, which produces MLDVIGLTRDEEDVYRCLVHLTTARVDELAARLRRPVEEMDAPLAGLRGKGLVLPTGPEPDAPLRPLAPDVPLGEALLRRQEALEAARAAVTRLTEEYRAGMRRHDPGHLVEVVTGASALRERLRDLQNSARVEVLWFCRANPLAMAGPENVEEFDALARGVRYRAIYERDMLLDPGALADVEQGVRAGEQARVLDRLPVRLAIVDGRTALCPLVPERGDGEPSAAVIGRSQLLDALLALFESHWLMATPLRSSAAPTRAGTNGYRPDADEVRLLSLFVAGVPDKSIASQLGVSRRTVQRRLADLMAVAGVDTRPGLAFQAARRDWI; this is translated from the coding sequence GTGTTGGACGTGATCGGCCTGACCAGGGACGAGGAGGACGTCTACCGCTGCCTGGTGCACCTCACCACGGCGCGGGTGGACGAGCTGGCCGCGCGGCTGCGCCGCCCGGTCGAGGAGATGGACGCCCCGCTCGCCGGCCTGCGCGGCAAGGGACTCGTGCTGCCGACCGGCCCGGAACCGGACGCCCCGCTGCGGCCGTTGGCGCCCGACGTGCCACTCGGCGAGGCACTGCTGCGCCGGCAGGAGGCGCTGGAGGCCGCCCGGGCCGCCGTCACGCGGCTCACCGAGGAGTACCGGGCCGGGATGCGACGTCACGATCCCGGCCACCTGGTGGAGGTGGTCACCGGCGCGTCGGCGCTGCGCGAGCGGCTGCGCGACCTCCAGAACAGCGCCCGGGTCGAGGTGCTCTGGTTCTGCCGGGCGAACCCGTTGGCCATGGCCGGACCGGAGAACGTCGAGGAGTTCGACGCGCTGGCCCGGGGCGTCCGCTACCGGGCCATCTACGAGCGTGACATGCTCCTCGATCCGGGCGCGCTGGCCGACGTCGAGCAGGGCGTACGTGCCGGCGAGCAGGCCCGGGTCCTGGACCGGCTGCCGGTCCGGCTGGCCATCGTGGACGGCCGGACGGCGCTCTGCCCGCTGGTTCCGGAGCGCGGCGACGGCGAGCCGAGCGCCGCGGTGATCGGCCGCAGCCAGTTGCTCGACGCGCTGCTGGCCCTCTTCGAGAGTCACTGGTTGATGGCGACGCCGCTGCGCTCGTCCGCCGCGCCGACCCGGGCCGGCACCAACGGGTACCGGCCGGACGCCGACGAGGTCCGGTTGCTGTCGCTGTTCGTGGCCGGCGTGCCGGACAAGTCCATCGCCTCGCAGCTCGGGGTCAGCCGGCGCACCGTGCAGCGGCGGCTCGCCGACCTGATGGCCGTCGCCGGCGTGGACACCCGTCCCGGGCTGGCGTTCCAGGCCGCCCGGCGGGACTGGATCTGA
- a CDS encoding S8 family peptidase: MHWPPRWLAAGAVGALVVGLAAPASADPDRPTGSSPGTPVPGATPVRVTLITGDQVDLAPAAPGRVAATVRPGPGRDRITFHTIEADGGLRVLPSDVVPYVSAGVLDPDLFDVQELVADGYGDAAQGALPLIVRYQAPAAGRVRPLAVAADTRPLASINGAALRVGKGDLGDLWTVLRGPAEARTTTTGTPRLGSGIARVWLDGRVRPVLEHSVPQISAPTAWAAGRDGSGVTVAVLDTGVDADHPDLAGRIADAQDFTGGGSTRDGHGHGTHVAATIAGSGAASAGQRKGVAPGARLLVGKVLDDYGSGYDSGIIAGMEWAARSGAKVVNMSLGGSATDGTDPMSQAVTDLTAATGTLFVVAAGNDGTARSVGTPGAATAALTVGAVDRDDNLADFSSRGPRLGDNGLKPEITAPGVGIVAARASGTTMGTPVGDAYTQASGTSMATPHVVGAAAILAQEHPDWTAAKLKDALVSTTKANPALTVFEQGGGRVDVARALGQRVYGSATADFGRLATGGLAVERSVTYTNGTAGPQTLRLALDLRNLDSGATEPDGVAVGAAEVTVPAGGSVAVPLRADPAKLGRGPHGGWLVATGANGVTVRTAVGLTLSGPVHTVTLRALDIAGGPGGSPVVTLFGEQPESDQLLWLDGAEGLSVQVEEGPYILQALIEHGAPLDEQLTLVTDPELTVDRDLTVVLDPRKGTPIRIETPKPTEQRSVISFYEHRVFGNGRQVDHGVQTFSTVQQVNVTPTRAVTEGEFEFSSRWQLVAPMVDAQIKGVTGPLDINLLGQSPAPTGRRKLPLVFAGTGRPAELAGVKGAAALLTTDPDRAEEEQVAAAAAAGAATVLVVRPADQSAWTVWRPTGDRLPVPALVVAHDDGQRLIAAARAGRATLDLTLTVDSPYLYDVFQVSKGRVPDRIVHTVTARNTAEVTARYGDTGGLDWATEQRFGWRPWQTFSWNDDQRIVRTGTTRQEFVSAGDSWWQHRVLHRIMFASWGQLTGGLTQQPRRYAADDRVTESWHGPVVRPAVPADGGAPVPTRTGDSLDLQVAEFVDAAGNHSPARRSEEADTVEVRVSRDGRPIADLSDGWAPVATVPESARYRLDVTTQRSSEEWRFATRTETAWEFTSARPAGDAARPLPLLQVDYQVPADLRGEVAGGRAHRLGLTLRQPAGVAAPTGTALRAEVSFDSGRSWRSVPVHGSGTRFSAVVPAGTGTVSLRVHARDGAGNTVDQTVLDAYGLR; the protein is encoded by the coding sequence ATGCACTGGCCCCCACGTTGGCTCGCCGCCGGCGCGGTCGGCGCGTTGGTGGTCGGGCTCGCCGCCCCGGCGTCCGCCGACCCCGACCGCCCCACCGGTTCGAGCCCGGGCACGCCTGTCCCGGGCGCCACGCCCGTCCGCGTCACCCTGATCACCGGCGATCAGGTCGACCTCGCGCCGGCCGCCCCCGGCCGGGTCGCCGCCACGGTCCGCCCCGGCCCCGGCCGCGACCGGATCACCTTCCACACCATCGAGGCCGACGGCGGGCTGCGGGTGCTGCCGAGCGACGTCGTGCCGTACGTCTCCGCCGGGGTCCTCGACCCGGACCTGTTCGACGTGCAGGAACTGGTCGCCGACGGGTACGGCGACGCGGCGCAGGGCGCGTTGCCGCTGATCGTGCGCTACCAGGCGCCGGCCGCCGGTCGGGTCCGCCCGCTCGCCGTGGCCGCCGACACCCGCCCGCTGGCGAGCATCAACGGCGCTGCGCTCCGGGTCGGCAAGGGCGACCTCGGTGACCTGTGGACGGTTCTGCGCGGCCCGGCGGAGGCCCGCACCACCACCACCGGTACACCTCGACTGGGTTCCGGCATCGCCCGCGTCTGGCTCGACGGGCGGGTCCGCCCCGTGCTGGAGCACAGCGTGCCGCAGATCAGCGCCCCGACGGCCTGGGCCGCCGGCCGGGACGGCAGCGGCGTCACGGTGGCGGTGCTCGACACCGGCGTCGACGCCGACCACCCCGACCTCGCCGGCCGCATCGCCGACGCCCAGGACTTCACCGGCGGCGGGAGCACGCGGGACGGCCACGGGCACGGCACCCACGTGGCCGCCACCATCGCCGGCAGCGGGGCCGCCTCGGCCGGCCAGCGCAAGGGCGTCGCCCCCGGGGCCCGGCTGCTGGTCGGCAAGGTGCTCGACGACTACGGCTCCGGTTACGACTCGGGGATCATCGCGGGGATGGAGTGGGCCGCCCGCTCCGGCGCGAAGGTCGTCAACATGAGCCTCGGTGGCTCCGCGACCGACGGCACCGACCCGATGAGCCAGGCGGTGACCGACCTCACCGCCGCCACCGGCACGCTGTTCGTGGTCGCCGCCGGCAACGACGGCACTGCGCGTAGCGTCGGCACGCCGGGCGCGGCCACCGCCGCGCTCACCGTCGGCGCGGTGGACCGCGACGACAATCTGGCCGACTTCTCCAGCCGTGGCCCGCGCCTCGGCGACAACGGCCTCAAGCCGGAGATCACCGCGCCGGGCGTCGGCATCGTCGCGGCCCGGGCCAGCGGCACCACCATGGGTACGCCGGTCGGCGACGCGTACACGCAGGCGTCCGGGACCTCGATGGCCACCCCGCACGTGGTCGGCGCGGCGGCGATCCTCGCTCAGGAACACCCCGACTGGACTGCCGCGAAGCTCAAGGACGCGCTGGTCAGCACCACGAAGGCCAACCCGGCGCTGACCGTCTTCGAGCAGGGCGGCGGCCGGGTCGACGTGGCCCGCGCGCTCGGCCAGCGGGTGTACGGCTCGGCCACCGCCGACTTCGGCCGGCTGGCCACCGGGGGCCTGGCTGTCGAGCGGTCCGTGACGTACACCAACGGCACCGCCGGCCCGCAGACCCTGCGGCTGGCCCTGGACCTGCGCAACCTGGACAGCGGTGCGACCGAGCCGGACGGCGTCGCGGTCGGCGCCGCCGAGGTGACCGTTCCGGCCGGCGGCAGCGTGGCCGTGCCGTTGCGGGCCGACCCGGCGAAGCTGGGCCGAGGCCCGCACGGCGGCTGGCTGGTGGCCACCGGCGCGAACGGCGTCACCGTACGGACCGCCGTCGGTCTGACCCTCAGCGGGCCGGTGCACACCGTCACGCTCCGGGCGCTGGACATAGCCGGTGGGCCGGGCGGGTCGCCGGTGGTGACTCTCTTCGGCGAGCAGCCCGAATCCGACCAGCTCCTGTGGCTGGACGGCGCGGAGGGTCTGTCGGTGCAGGTCGAGGAGGGCCCGTACATCCTCCAGGCGCTGATCGAGCACGGCGCCCCGTTGGACGAGCAGCTCACCCTGGTCACCGACCCGGAACTGACCGTCGACCGGGACCTGACCGTGGTGCTCGACCCACGTAAGGGCACGCCGATCCGGATCGAGACGCCGAAACCCACCGAGCAGCGTTCGGTGATCAGCTTCTACGAGCACCGGGTGTTCGGCAACGGCCGGCAGGTCGACCACGGCGTGCAGACCTTCAGCACGGTGCAGCAGGTCAACGTCACGCCGACCCGGGCGGTGACCGAGGGCGAGTTCGAGTTCTCCTCCCGCTGGCAGCTCGTCGCGCCGATGGTGGACGCCCAGATCAAGGGGGTCACCGGACCGCTGGACATCAACCTCCTCGGCCAGTCGCCGGCCCCGACCGGCCGGCGCAAGCTGCCGCTGGTGTTCGCCGGCACCGGGCGCCCGGCCGAACTGGCCGGAGTCAAGGGGGCCGCCGCGCTGCTCACCACCGACCCGGACCGCGCCGAGGAGGAGCAGGTGGCCGCCGCGGCCGCCGCCGGCGCGGCGACGGTGCTCGTCGTCCGGCCGGCCGACCAGAGCGCGTGGACGGTCTGGCGTCCGACCGGGGACCGGCTGCCCGTCCCGGCGCTGGTCGTGGCGCACGACGACGGCCAGCGGCTGATCGCGGCGGCGCGGGCCGGCCGGGCGACGCTGGACCTGACGCTGACCGTGGACAGTCCGTACCTGTACGACGTGTTCCAGGTGTCGAAGGGCCGGGTGCCGGACCGCATCGTGCACACGGTGACCGCGCGGAACACCGCCGAGGTGACCGCCCGCTACGGCGACACCGGTGGCCTCGACTGGGCCACCGAACAACGGTTCGGTTGGCGTCCGTGGCAGACGTTCTCCTGGAACGACGACCAGCGGATCGTCCGGACCGGCACGACCCGGCAGGAGTTCGTGAGCGCCGGTGACTCCTGGTGGCAGCACCGCGTCCTGCACCGGATCATGTTCGCCAGCTGGGGACAGCTCACCGGCGGACTCACCCAGCAGCCCCGACGGTACGCCGCCGACGACCGGGTGACCGAGAGCTGGCACGGCCCGGTGGTCCGGCCGGCGGTGCCCGCCGACGGCGGGGCGCCGGTGCCCACCCGCACCGGGGACAGCCTGGACCTTCAGGTGGCCGAGTTCGTCGACGCCGCCGGCAACCACAGCCCGGCCCGGCGCAGCGAGGAGGCGGACACCGTGGAGGTCCGGGTCAGCCGCGACGGCAGGCCGATCGCCGACCTCTCCGACGGCTGGGCCCCGGTGGCCACCGTGCCGGAGTCGGCCCGTTACCGCCTGGACGTCACCACGCAGCGGTCCTCGGAGGAGTGGCGCTTCGCCACCCGTACCGAGACGGCCTGGGAGTTCACCTCGGCCCGCCCGGCCGGGGACGCGGCCCGGCCGCTGCCGCTGCTCCAGGTCGACTACCAGGTCCCGGCCGACCTGCGCGGCGAGGTGGCCGGCGGCCGGGCGCACCGGCTGGGGCTGACCCTGCGCCAGCCGGCGGGCGTGGCGGCACCGACCGGCACCGCCCTGCGGGCCGAGGTGTCGTTCGACAGTGGACGGAGCTGGCGGTCGGTGCCGGTGCACGGTTCCGGCACCCGGTTCTCCGCCGTCGTACCGGCCGGGACGGGCACGGTGTCGCTGCGGGTGCACGCCCGCGACGGGGCCGGCAACACCGTCGACCAGACCGTGCTCGACGCGTACGGGCTGCGCTGA
- a CDS encoding NAD kinase has product MVGATDPADRTALLVTHTGRRRSTEHARTVAADLIAAGFEVRVVAEEAEDLDLPGVVPVAGPAAAEGAEIVFALGGDGTFLRAAELARPAKVPLLGINLGKVGFLAEAEIDDLDLAVRDVVERNYTVDERLTLDVTAEFDGGPTIESWALNEISVEKGERAQMLELLVDVDGRPLSRYGCDGVVCATPTGSTAYAFSGGGPVVWPEVEALLLVPISAHALFSRPLVTAPTSIFSITVDPFTTLAVLCCDGRRVYDLPPGARVTVRRGSLPVRVVRLQARSFTDRLVAKFRLPVQGWRGSRR; this is encoded by the coding sequence GTGGTGGGCGCGACTGACCCGGCGGACCGGACGGCGCTGCTGGTGACCCACACCGGTCGACGCCGCAGCACCGAACACGCGCGGACGGTCGCGGCGGACCTGATCGCCGCCGGCTTCGAGGTGCGGGTCGTCGCCGAGGAGGCCGAGGACCTGGACCTGCCGGGCGTGGTGCCGGTGGCCGGACCGGCGGCGGCCGAGGGAGCCGAGATCGTCTTCGCGCTGGGCGGGGACGGGACGTTCCTGCGGGCGGCGGAACTGGCCCGCCCGGCGAAGGTGCCACTGCTCGGGATCAACCTCGGCAAGGTCGGGTTCCTGGCCGAGGCCGAGATCGACGACCTCGACCTGGCCGTCCGGGACGTGGTCGAGCGGAACTACACCGTGGACGAACGGCTCACCCTCGACGTCACCGCCGAGTTCGACGGTGGCCCGACCATCGAGTCGTGGGCGCTCAACGAGATCAGCGTCGAGAAGGGAGAGCGGGCGCAGATGCTCGAACTCCTGGTCGACGTCGACGGTCGGCCGCTGTCCCGGTACGGCTGCGACGGCGTGGTGTGCGCGACGCCGACCGGCTCCACCGCGTACGCGTTCTCCGGCGGCGGGCCGGTCGTCTGGCCCGAGGTGGAGGCGCTGCTGCTGGTGCCGATCAGCGCGCACGCCCTGTTCAGCCGGCCGCTGGTCACCGCGCCGACCTCGATCTTCTCGATCACGGTGGATCCGTTCACCACGCTCGCCGTGCTCTGCTGCGACGGGCGTCGGGTGTACGACCTGCCGCCGGGGGCGCGGGTCACCGTCCGCCGGGGTTCGCTGCCGGTGCGGGTCGTGCGGTTGCAGGCACGGTCCTTCACCGACCGGCTGGTGGCCAAGTTCCGGCTGCCGGTGCAGGGCTGGCGCGGCTCACGCCGCTGA
- a CDS encoding TlyA family RNA methyltransferase, whose translation MARRNRLDAELVRRGLARSREQAAALVEAGRVQLRGVVARKPAAMVDPADALRVTGEDPADEYVSRGGHKLAGALAAFVGLPVDGRRCLDAGASTGGFTDVLLRAGAAEVVAVDVGYGQLAWSLRNDDRVRVFERTNVRTLTPEAIGGPVALTVADLSFISLRLVLPALAGCTRPDGDLALMVKPQFEVGRERVGSGGVVRDPLLRAEAVLDVAAAAADLGLGLAGVAASPLPGPSGNVEFFVWLRRDAPPADPERVRSVVLAGPRPPGEFAPADQGGGPADAEAVAEGSAQ comes from the coding sequence ATGGCACGTCGTAACCGGCTGGACGCCGAACTCGTCCGCCGTGGCCTGGCCCGATCACGCGAACAAGCCGCCGCCCTCGTCGAGGCGGGGCGGGTCCAGCTGCGCGGGGTGGTCGCCCGCAAGCCCGCCGCGATGGTCGACCCCGCCGACGCGCTGCGGGTCACCGGCGAGGACCCGGCCGACGAGTACGTCTCCCGGGGCGGCCACAAGCTGGCCGGCGCGCTGGCGGCCTTCGTCGGCCTGCCGGTCGACGGGCGGCGCTGCCTCGACGCCGGCGCGTCGACGGGCGGGTTCACCGACGTGCTACTGCGGGCCGGGGCGGCCGAGGTGGTCGCGGTCGACGTCGGGTACGGGCAGCTCGCCTGGTCGCTGCGGAACGACGACCGGGTTCGGGTGTTCGAGCGGACGAACGTGCGGACGTTGACCCCGGAGGCGATCGGTGGACCGGTCGCGCTGACCGTGGCCGACCTGTCGTTCATCTCGCTGCGCCTGGTGCTGCCGGCGCTGGCCGGTTGCACCCGACCCGACGGTGACCTGGCGCTGATGGTGAAGCCGCAGTTCGAGGTGGGCCGGGAGCGGGTCGGCTCCGGTGGGGTGGTCCGGGACCCGCTGCTCCGGGCCGAGGCGGTGCTCGACGTGGCGGCCGCCGCCGCGGATCTCGGCCTCGGCCTGGCCGGGGTGGCGGCGAGCCCCCTGCCGGGGCCCAGCGGCAACGTCGAATTCTTCGTATGGTTACGCCGGGACGCTCCGCCGGCCGACCCCGAGCGGGTCCGGTCGGTGGTCCTGGCCGGTCCGCGTCCGCCCGGAGAGTTCGCCCCGGCGGACCAGGGCGGCGGCCCGGCCGACGCCGAGGCCGTGGCCGAGGGGTCGGCACAGTGA
- a CDS encoding SCP2 sterol-binding domain-containing protein, which translates to MASVDECRQALRDLAARLEANADKVRERVDLDRTLACRITDLDTAFHGRLTGGKLVDLADGDDPKAKIVLSTTSDDLLALVRGELDVTRAVASRRVSIKANPFDLMKLRKLL; encoded by the coding sequence GTGGCCAGCGTTGACGAGTGCCGGCAGGCGTTGCGGGACCTGGCCGCCCGGCTGGAGGCGAACGCGGACAAGGTCCGCGAGCGCGTCGACCTGGACCGCACGCTCGCCTGTCGAATCACCGATCTCGACACGGCCTTCCACGGCCGGCTCACCGGCGGCAAGCTGGTGGACCTCGCTGACGGCGACGACCCGAAAGCCAAGATCGTCCTGAGCACCACCAGCGACGACCTGCTCGCCCTGGTCCGTGGCGAGCTCGACGTGACCCGCGCGGTGGCGTCCCGCCGAGTCTCGATCAAGGCGAACCCGTTCGACCTGATGAAGCTCCGCAAGCTGCTCTGA
- a CDS encoding HAD-IIA family hydrolase, protein MSDSGGGRLVDGYRLVVFDLDGVIYLIDRPIPGAVEAVGRLRAGGHLVAYATNNASRRSSEVADLLTGMGVSARPEEVLTSAAAAAEVLRDRFPADAAVLVVGADALRAELRAVGLRPVSRADEAPVAVVQGYGPQVGWADLAEAAVAVRAGATWVATNTDRTLPSPRGPLPGNGALVAALRTALDRDPDLVVGKPEPALFATAARRAEGAGCLVVGDRLDTDIEGACRAGLPSLLVLTGVSGAADLLVAPPYARPTYVAVDLAGLFDSGAVVRVPGEAVTGGWSVAVRDDALEVSGAGRPLDALAALCAVAWSTTETAQRPVRAASPAAERALRDLGLFD, encoded by the coding sequence GTGAGTGACAGCGGTGGGGGCCGGCTGGTCGACGGGTACCGTCTGGTGGTCTTCGACCTCGACGGGGTGATCTACCTGATCGACCGGCCGATCCCCGGCGCGGTGGAGGCGGTCGGCCGGCTGCGTGCCGGTGGCCACCTCGTCGCGTACGCGACCAACAACGCCTCCCGCCGCTCGTCCGAGGTCGCCGACCTGCTCACCGGCATGGGCGTGTCGGCCCGGCCGGAGGAGGTGCTCACCTCGGCCGCCGCAGCCGCAGAGGTGCTCCGGGACCGGTTTCCCGCCGACGCGGCGGTGCTGGTGGTCGGAGCGGACGCGTTGCGGGCGGAGCTTCGCGCGGTGGGTCTGCGCCCGGTCAGCCGGGCCGACGAGGCGCCGGTCGCGGTGGTGCAGGGCTACGGTCCGCAGGTCGGCTGGGCCGATCTGGCCGAGGCGGCGGTCGCCGTCCGGGCCGGTGCCACCTGGGTCGCCACCAACACCGACCGCACCCTGCCCAGCCCTCGCGGGCCGCTGCCGGGTAACGGCGCGCTGGTGGCGGCACTGCGGACGGCGCTCGATCGGGATCCTGACCTGGTGGTGGGCAAGCCGGAGCCGGCGTTGTTCGCCACCGCCGCCCGCCGGGCCGAGGGTGCGGGTTGCCTGGTGGTGGGCGACCGGCTGGACACCGACATCGAGGGCGCATGCCGGGCCGGGCTACCGAGCCTGTTGGTGCTGACGGGGGTCAGCGGGGCAGCCGATCTGCTTGTCGCGCCGCCGTACGCCCGGCCGACGTACGTCGCGGTCGACCTGGCGGGGCTCTTCGATTCGGGCGCGGTGGTCCGCGTTCCCGGCGAGGCGGTGACCGGCGGTTGGTCGGTGGCCGTCCGCGACGACGCGCTCGAGGTGAGCGGAGCCGGTCGCCCGTTGGACGCCCTGGCCGCGCTCTGCGCGGTGGCCTGGTCCACGACGGAGACGGCGCAGCGTCCGGTACGGGCGGCCTCGCCGGCGGCGGAGCGGGCCCTACGGGATCTCGGTCTGTTCGACTGA